The genomic window GCCGGTATTGAAAGTCGCGGCAACACAAATGTTTGTTCAGAACTAAAAAAAGAGCTTAACGGCTCTTTTTTTAGTTCTCTATAGCACCGTGCTTCTAAGACGAGATGTTCATCTTTGCTTGGTTACTTACTGCGTTTTACTGCAAGGTGTGCGAGTGCGGTTAGCGCTTGCTTATATTCAGAGTCAGGCAGCACAGAAAGCTCAGCAATCGCTTTATCGGCTTCTTCATAGGCTTTATTGATGGTGTACTCTAACGAGCCTGTTTCTTTCATAACAGCCATAATGTCGTCGAGACGCTCCATGCCATTCGCTTTTTCAATCGCCTCACGGATCATACTTGCTTGCTCTGGAGAACCATTGTGCATCGCATAAAGTAGAGGCAGTGTTGGTTTGCCTTCAGCAAGATCGTCACCAACGTTTTTACCCATCTCTTTACCATCAGCGGTGTAATCCATCACATCATCAATCAGTTGGAATGCGGTGCCTAAGAATTTCCCATAGTTTTGCATTGCGGTTTCAATTTCTGGGGATGATTCTGTCAGTATGGCACCGATTTGTGTCGCAGCTTCAAACAAACGTGCAGTCTTAGAATAAATGACCTGCATGTAGCTTTCTTCTGTGATGTCCGGGTTATTACAGTTCATCAATTGTTGAACTTCACCCTCGGCAATGACGTTTACTGCTTCACTCATGAGCTCCAGGATCCTTAATGATCCTAGCGTAGTCATCATTTGGAATGAGCGAGTGTAAATAAAGTCCCCGACCAAAACGCTAGCGGCATTACCGAAAGCTGCGTTAGCCGTTGCCTTTCCGCGTCTCATATCTGATTCGTCAACAACATCATCATGAAGCAGTGTCGCTGTATGAATAAATTCGATAAAGGCTGCGGAGGTGATATGAGCTTCACCTTGATAACCTAGAGCTCGAGCCGATAAAAGGACGAGCAAGGGGCGTAGGCGTTTTCCACCGCCACTAACGATATAAAAACCAAGCTGGTTGATTAAACTTACGTCAGAATTAAGTTGAGTTTGAATTGTTTCATTCACTTTTGCCACATCATTGGCAGTAAGCGTTTGGATAGCTTTAAAATCCATTGTTCATCCGGCTGAAGTTAGACCCTGTAAGGCTTATACGTTGTATTTAATTGTTGGATGATACACTAAAAAACATTGATTAATACATCGCTTAAAGGCATCATTGCCGCACTTTTCTTTGGCGAACAGGTTTTCGCCAATTTTTTAAAAATATGGCTTGTCATAGCGGCATGATTCCCGTAGAATCTGCGCCCTATTGATTAGTTTAGCGCACACCCGAGTTGTACAATTAACAACCATAGGCTGTGCGGAAAAAGCGGAGTAAAATATGTACGCTGTTTTCCAATCTGGTGGCAAACAACACCGAGTAAGCGAAGGTCAAACTCTTCGTTTAGAGAAATTAGACGTTGAAACTGGTGCAACTGTTGAATTTGATAAAGTTCTTCTTGTTGCTAACGGCGAAGAAATCGCTGTTGGTGCACCTCTTGTTGAAGGTGGCAAAGTGACTGCGGAAGTAGTACAACACGGTCGTGGCGATAAAGTTAAAATCGTTAAGTTCCGTCGTCGTAAGCACTCTCGTAAGCAAGCTGGTCACCGTCAGTGGTTCACAGAAGTGAAAATCACTGGCATTAACGCTTAAGTATTAGGAGAGTTTAACAATGGCACATAAAAAAGCTGGCGGTTCTACTAATAACGGCCGCGATTCAGAAAGCAAACGTCTTGGTGTTAAGCGTTTTGGTGGTGAATCTGTTCTTGCAGGTAACATCATCGTTCGTCAACGTGGTACTAAATTCCACGCTGGCACAAACGTTGGCATCGGTAAAGACCATACTCTTTTCGCTCTTACTGAAGGTAAAGTGAAATTTGCAGTAAAAGGTCCTAAAAACCGCAAGTTTGTAAGCATCGAAGCTGAGTAATTTAATCTTTTATAAGATTTTTATACTAGCTTTCAAGCTGAATTCAAAAGCCCTGCCGATTCGGCAGGGTTTTTTATTTATAACAAGAATAAAAAAGTAGACGCTCTGGCTTTGATTTTTGAGAAACGGTTTAGTTTTTAAAAAGCAGTACGCATAGAACCTCTCCTTATTTGTTCCTTGATTGCAGATCGACCTGGATCTTAGGTGATCGATCTACACTCGGATCTGCTAGAATTTATATCACTCCTTGGAGAGTGATAACGCAACGTAAGTGCGGAGTTAAAAAATGAAATTCGTTGATGAAGCATCAGTAAAAATAGAAGCCGGCGATGGCGGTAATGGCACCGTCAGCTTTTGGCGCGAAAAATTTGTCGCTAAAGGTGGTCCTGATGGCGGTGATGGTGGTGACGGTGGTGATGTTTACATTCAAGCCGATGAGAATTTAAATACGTTGATCGATTATCGTTTCCAACGTTTTTACAGCGCGGAACGTGGCGAGAACGGCCGCGGTGGTAACTGTACAGGTAAACGTGGTAAAGATATTACTCTGAAAGTGCCAGTTGGTACTCGTGCGGTTGACATCCACACCAATGAAATCGTGGCTGAAGTTGCTGAACATGGCAAGAAAGTCATGGTTGGTAAAGGTGGTTGGCACGGTCTTGGTAATACGCGTTTTAAATCCTCTGT from Vibrio artabrorum includes these protein-coding regions:
- the ispB gene encoding octaprenyl diphosphate synthase, whose protein sequence is MDFKAIQTLTANDVAKVNETIQTQLNSDVSLINQLGFYIVSGGGKRLRPLLVLLSARALGYQGEAHITSAAFIEFIHTATLLHDDVVDESDMRRGKATANAAFGNAASVLVGDFIYTRSFQMMTTLGSLRILELMSEAVNVIAEGEVQQLMNCNNPDITEESYMQVIYSKTARLFEAATQIGAILTESSPEIETAMQNYGKFLGTAFQLIDDVMDYTADGKEMGKNVGDDLAEGKPTLPLLYAMHNGSPEQASMIREAIEKANGMERLDDIMAVMKETGSLEYTINKAYEEADKAIAELSVLPDSEYKQALTALAHLAVKRSK
- the rplU gene encoding 50S ribosomal protein L21 — protein: MYAVFQSGGKQHRVSEGQTLRLEKLDVETGATVEFDKVLLVANGEEIAVGAPLVEGGKVTAEVVQHGRGDKVKIVKFRRRKHSRKQAGHRQWFTEVKITGINA
- the rpmA gene encoding 50S ribosomal protein L27, which produces MAHKKAGGSTNNGRDSESKRLGVKRFGGESVLAGNIIVRQRGTKFHAGTNVGIGKDHTLFALTEGKVKFAVKGPKNRKFVSIEAE